A section of the Babylonia areolata isolate BAREFJ2019XMU chromosome 1, ASM4173473v1, whole genome shotgun sequence genome encodes:
- the LOC143294464 gene encoding UDP-glucuronosyltransferase 2C1-like: MMLLSTLLFLMIARRSWWAVEGKRVLVIPMPHTSHTKYQINIARELRKLGHEVWMTMPDFMVAKGVLDTSDLGIVEYSPDSNVEEHTISMVRDPYFRAESIDVPHFMEEMKQFCYTLLENETFFEEIKRLKAQFFIIDNVLLKELTVIPYRLGVPFAYVGSAYDPIGQRVPFSPVVTPIPLFPFSDRMNTAEKLQNTLVFLLAYLIDHQFQSTHVVSTYAPEMPPLQLNMLVARAEMWLVEMDHILDYPRPSMPNVKLIGGTATGPAKPLPPRFQSFMDSATQGVVIVTFGSYVLGLPKDLGDKVLQMLLQLPLKSIFRSNLTSPDPDKIITAPWIPQNDLLGHPNTKVFFSHCGKNGQYEALYHAVPIVAAPMFVDQDYNAKRAQVKGFSETVDLRTATAEELARAVLKVATEKRYKRAISKASELFRIEFGVPKERAAFWLDHVMKYGGAHMRSAAHDMPYYQFIGLDILIIIMGTVFVAISVFCMCCYFSVKWLCLRKQKRKVE, translated from the coding sequence ATGATGCTGCTGTCGACACTGCTGTTCCTCATGATCGCCCGCAGGTCGTGGTGGGCAGTGGAAGGCAAACGGGTGCTCGTGATCCCCATGCCTCACACCAGCCACACCAAATACCAAATCAACATTGCACGTGAACTCCGCAAGTTGGGGCATGAGGTCTGGATGACCATGCCAGACTTCATGGTGGCCAAAGGCGTGCTGGACACGTCTGATTTGGGCATTGTTGAGTACTCGCCTGATAGCAACGTGGAAGAACATACCATTTCTATGGTTCGGGATCCATACTTCAGAGCAGAGAGCATAGATGTTCCACATTTTATGGAAGAAATGAAACAGTTCTGTTACACACTTCTGGAGAATGAAACATTTTTTGAAGAGATAAAAAGGCTGAAGGCTCAATTTTTTATCATTGATAATGTTCTTCTCAAAGAACTGACTGTGATTCCTTACCGTCTGGGAGTCCCGTTTGCGTATGTCGGGAGTGCGTATGATCCTATTGGGCAGAGAGTTCCTTTTTCGCCAGTAGTGACACCCATACCACTGTTTCCTTTTTCTGATCGGATGAACACAGCTGAGAAATTGCAGAACACACTCGTGTTCCTACTGGCATATTTGATTGACCACCAGTTCCAAAGCACTCACGTGGTTTCCACCTACGCCCCTGAAATGCCGCCCCTCCAGCTGAACATGCTGGTGGCCCGAGCGGAGATGTGGCTGGTGGAGATGGACCACATCCTGGACTACCCCAGACCCAGCATGCCCAACGTCAAGCTGATCGGCGGAACTGCCACAGGTCCCGCCAAACCTTTGCCCCCCAGGTTCCAGTCCTTCATGGACAGTGCCACACAGGGCGTGGTCATCGTGACCTTTGGCAGCTACGTCCTCGGCCTTCCTAAAGATCTTGGCGACAAGGTTTTGCAGATGTTATTGCAGCTGCCTCTGAAATCAATTTTCAGGTCAAACCTAACCTCTCCCGATCCAGACAAGATCATAACAGCACCATGGATTCCACAAAACGACCTGTTGGGTCACCCTAACACCAAGGTGTTTTTCAGTCACTGTGGAAAGAACGGTCAGTATGAGGCCCTCTACCATGCCGTGCCTATTGTGGCGGCGCCCATGTTTGTTGATCAGGATTACAATGCCAAACGTGCCCAAGTTAAAGGCTTTTCAGAAACAGTTGACCTGaggacagcaacagcagaagaactggCCAGAGCCGTGCTGAAAGTGGCCACAGAGAAGCGCTACAAGCGAGCGATCAGCAAGGCCTCGGAGCTGTTCCGAATTGAGTTTGGCGTTCCTAAGGAAAGGGCAGCGTTCTGGTTAGATCACGTGATGAAATATGGCGGTGCTCACATGCGCTCAGCTGCGCACGATATGCCCTATTATCAGTTTATCGGACTTGATATTCTGATCATCATCATGGGAACAGTTTTTGTTGCGATATCTGTATTTTGCATGTGCTGCTATTTCAGTGTAAAATGGCTGTGTCTCCGAAAGCAGAAACGAAAGGTGGAATGA